From one Rhodamnia argentea isolate NSW1041297 chromosome 1, ASM2092103v1, whole genome shotgun sequence genomic stretch:
- the LOC115753382 gene encoding transcription factor IBH1-like isoform X2, translated as MKNPQRSPTNPGSVRSRFTQVFLQSLLRIRKHSPASSSSSSSLGEFLKRCHRVKVAAYVSMARAAGTRRAWSRAMLWRVRHDAHRHRLLQGRCSRSSSRERSPGKKKRRTKKKKKRRDDQEHGFGNAEKLQKLVPGGEAMDFSCLLDETAHYIKCLVTQVKVMRSIADFYSL; from the coding sequence atgaAGAATCCTCAGAGATCACCCACAAATCCTGGTTCTGTGAGATCTAGGTTCACCCAAGTCTTTCTTCAATCCTTGCTCAGGATAAGGAAGCACAGCCCcgcgtcgtcgtcgtcctcctcctctcttgGGGAATTCCTCAAACGATGCCATCGAGTCAAAGTCGCGGCCTACGTTTCCATGGCTAGAGCAGCTGGGACGAGGAGAGCTTGGAGCCGTGCGATGCTTTGGAGAGTCCGCCATGATGCGCACCGACACCGTCTTCTTCAAGGGAGATGCTCGAGATCTAGTTCTCGAGAAAGATCTCCTGgtaagaagaagaggaggacgaagaagaagaagaagaggagggatgACCAAGAGCACGGTTTCGGGAATGCAGAGAAGCTCCAAAAGCTTGTGCCGGGGGGCGAAGCGATggacttttcttgtcttttggaCGAGACCGCTCATTACATCAAGTGTTTGGTCACTCAGGTAAAGGTGATGAGAAGTATTGCTGACTTTTATTCCCTCTGA
- the LOC115753382 gene encoding transcription factor IBH1-like isoform X1, which translates to MFCGFQMKNPQRSPTNPGSVRSRFTQVFLQSLLRIRKHSPASSSSSSSLGEFLKRCHRVKVAAYVSMARAAGTRRAWSRAMLWRVRHDAHRHRLLQGRCSRSSSRERSPGKKKRRTKKKKKRRDDQEHGFGNAEKLQKLVPGGEAMDFSCLLDETAHYIKCLVTQVKVMRSIADFYSL; encoded by the exons aTGTTTTGTGGGTTCC aaatgaAGAATCCTCAGAGATCACCCACAAATCCTGGTTCTGTGAGATCTAGGTTCACCCAAGTCTTTCTTCAATCCTTGCTCAGGATAAGGAAGCACAGCCCcgcgtcgtcgtcgtcctcctcctctcttgGGGAATTCCTCAAACGATGCCATCGAGTCAAAGTCGCGGCCTACGTTTCCATGGCTAGAGCAGCTGGGACGAGGAGAGCTTGGAGCCGTGCGATGCTTTGGAGAGTCCGCCATGATGCGCACCGACACCGTCTTCTTCAAGGGAGATGCTCGAGATCTAGTTCTCGAGAAAGATCTCCTGgtaagaagaagaggaggacgaagaagaagaagaagaggagggatgACCAAGAGCACGGTTTCGGGAATGCAGAGAAGCTCCAAAAGCTTGTGCCGGGGGGCGAAGCGATggacttttcttgtcttttggaCGAGACCGCTCATTACATCAAGTGTTTGGTCACTCAGGTAAAGGTGATGAGAAGTATTGCTGACTTTTATTCCCTCTGA
- the LOC115753383 gene encoding protein PEP-RELATED DEVELOPMENT ARRESTED 1, chloroplastic, with translation MALLSTVLLPTSPCPSPSPKPTLLPPCLSSVYLQSQLSLPRRHRFLKRLANKSRLRCSSSGPYEVGGAYPDEDLDPQDRLGTTRQGNRKVDSAQYEAVLKGGEQVTSVLQEMITLLEDMKMDEASEKVAVELAAQGVIGKRVDEMEPGFMMALDYMIQLAEKDQDDERKSLLEVIKETVLAHLTKKCPPHVQVIGLLCRTPQKESRHELLRRVAAGGGAFKGENGTKVHIPGANLNDIANQADDLLETMETRDVVPDRKLLARLVLIREEARNMMGGGILDERNDRGFSTLPQSEVNFLTKIVALKPGKTVQEMIKNVMEGKDEGADNTLEENSSEELSGGIAGRASLSGRRPFPVRPGMFLETLTKVLGGIYSGNVSGITAQHLEWVHQKTLQVLQEIAF, from the exons ATGGCGCTACTGAGCACAGTACTCCTTCCCACTTCACCTTGCCCATCTCCCTCGCCGAAGCCGACCCTTCTCCCTCCTTGTCTCTCCTCAGTTTATCTGCAATCGCAGCTTTCTCTCCCCCGTCGCCACCGCTTTCTCAAGCGACTGGCCAACAAGAGTCGGCTTCGGTGCTCATCTAGTGGCCCCTACGAGGTGGGAGGGGCGTACCCGGATGAGGATCTCGACCCGCAAGACCGACTGGGGACGACCCGACAAGGGAATCGGAAGGTGGACAGTGCCCAGTACGAGGCTGTCCTCAAGGGAGGCGAGCAAGTCACCTCTGTCCTCCAGGAAATGATTACCCTC TTGGAAGATATGAAGATGGATGAAGCATCTGAGAAGGTTGCAGTAGAATTGGCTGCACAAGGAGTCATTGGAAAAAGAGTCGATGAGATGGAACCAGGGTTTATGATGGCCTTGGACTACATGATCCAACTTGCTGAAAAGGACCAGGATGATGAG CGTAAGTCTCTGTTAGAGGTGATCAAGGAGACTGTGCTAGCTCATCTAACAAAGAAATGCCCCCCACAT GTTCAAGTGATTGGCTTGCTTTGTAGAACACCGCAGAAGGAAAGCAGACATGAACTTTTGCGCAGGGTGGCTGCAGGTGGTGGGGCGTTTAAAGGTGAAAATGGCACCAAAGTTCATATTCCCGGGGCAAACCTGAATGATATTGCAAATCAGGCTGATGATTTGCTGGAG ACAATGGAAACTCGGGATGTTGTTCCTGACAGAAAATTACTCGCAAGGCTGGTGTTGATAAGAGAAGAGGCAAGGAATATGATGGGCGGAGGAATACTGGATGAAAGAAATGATCGTGGGTTTAGTACTCTCCCTCAATCAGAG GTGAACTTCTTGACCAAGATTGTAGCATTGAAACCAGGAAAAACCGTACAGGAGATGATAAAGAATGTAATGGAAGGAAAAGATGAAGGTGCAGATAATACTCTGGAAGAAAATAGCAGTGAAGAACTTTCAGGTGGCATCGCCGGAAGG GCAAGTCTTTCTGGACGCAGACCTTTTCCTGTCCGGCCTGGCATGTTTCTAGAGACTCTCACTAAG GTGTTAGGTGGTATATATTCTGGCAATGTGTCTGGCATCACAGCCCAGCATTTAGAATGG GTCCATCAGAAGACACTTCAAGTTCTTCAGGAAATAGCATTTTAG
- the LOC115753385 gene encoding uncharacterized protein At5g48480 produces the protein MAQQEVLNGGATEKAVAFTAVKPQLVVEAPKAGDAIEFYKSAFGAEELGRTFHPKRKAEQDLPLVLSAQLVLAGTTILVSDCTDDSAAPVKTEGTGCVLCLETEDVEAAVRKAVAAGAVAEGELADGDGACCGGGVGKVTDPYGFTWLICSPAKKCAETE, from the exons ATGGCGCAGCAGGAGGTCCTGAACGGCGGAGCGACCGAGAAGGCCGTCGCGTTCACGGCGGTGAAGCCGCAGCTGGTGGTGGAGGCCCCCAAGGCCGGCGACGCCATCGAGTTCTACAAGTCGGCCTTCGGTGCTGAGGAGCTGGGCCGCACCTTCCACCCCAAGCGCAAGGCGGAGCAGGACCTCCCTCTCGTCCTCTCCGCTCAGCTCGTTCTCGCCGGCACCACCATCCTCGTCTCGGACTGTACAGACGATTCTGCTGCTCC TGTGAAGACCGAGGGCACCGGATGCGTGCTCTGCCTGGAGACCGAGGACGTGGAAGCCGCCGTTCGGAAGGCTGTGGCTGCCGGAGCTGTGGCGGAAGGCGAGCTTGCCGATGGCGACGGCGCGTGCTGCGGTGGTGGCGTCGGCAAGGTCACGGACCCGTACGGCTTCACCTGGCTCATCTGCTCCCCAGCCAAAAAGTGCGCCGAGACTGAATGA
- the LOC115753331 gene encoding putative lipid-transfer protein DIR1 encodes MAASRLMVVLAAAVVVAVALAGGSEAITLCKMSDDQLTACKPAVTKPDPAEPTPECCAALSAADLGCLCSYKNSAVLPALGIDPGLAMGLPAKCGLTPPADC; translated from the coding sequence ATGGCTGCGAGTAGGTTGATGGTGGTGCTGGCGGCGGCCGTGGTGGTGGCCGTCGCATTGGCGGGAGGCTCGGAGGCGATAACGCTGTGCAAGATGAGCGATGATCAGCTGACGGCTTGCAAGCCGGCGGTGACGAAGCCGGACCCGGCGGAGCCGACGCCGGAGTGCTGCGCAGCGCTCTCGGCGGCGGACCTGGGCTGCCTCTGCTCGTACAAGAACTCGGCCGTGTTGCCGGCGCTCGGGATCGATCCCGGGCTCGCCATGGGGTTGCCTGCTAAGTGTGGTCTCACTCCTCCCGCCGACTGCTAA